From one Candidatus Methanoplasma termitum genomic stretch:
- a CDS encoding ArsR/SmtB family transcription factor — protein MLSKNELLALRGINSGSNDVKTLSAFLDISKPQTYKIVRSLFDKEFIFLRLGTLLIEKKAHIAILLDILNDSPDSYIVLSDSGTEIIRTLVEPCTVSEISSKTGLHQTTITRKIDLMRRMGMVKKDDIVYSINEEMWPKLAEFAHSYDEYTKHVDPRVPFGSEIYYSSKELVVFSNKKELKKKRTAFSRYADFGMNIYPGTNYYCCIDRELDIRDIFLHSLYVVEKDNNWRSKMLALIFYAMHKDELIDIKHPIVDDMHMVLNGVSVEKWGTLGEMNERAKMYGVDLYDQ, from the coding sequence ATGCTCTCTAAAAATGAACTCCTTGCGCTGAGAGGGATCAACAGCGGCTCCAACGATGTCAAGACTCTCTCCGCATTTTTAGATATCAGCAAACCTCAGACCTATAAGATCGTGAGGTCCCTTTTTGATAAAGAGTTCATCTTCCTCAGACTTGGTACGCTTCTCATAGAAAAAAAGGCACACATCGCAATCCTGCTGGATATTCTGAATGACTCTCCCGATTCGTACATAGTGCTTTCCGACAGCGGAACGGAAATAATCAGAACTCTCGTCGAACCGTGCACTGTCTCGGAAATATCTTCCAAAACAGGATTGCATCAGACCACCATCACAAGAAAGATCGACCTGATGAGAAGAATGGGCATGGTCAAAAAAGATGATATAGTGTATTCAATAAACGAAGAAATGTGGCCAAAGCTTGCGGAGTTTGCGCATTCTTACGACGAGTACACAAAGCACGTAGACCCGAGAGTGCCTTTCGGTTCCGAGATCTATTACTCATCAAAAGAACTTGTTGTGTTCTCAAACAAAAAAGAGTTGAAGAAAAAAAGAACAGCGTTCTCAAGGTATGCTGATTTTGGGATGAACATCTATCCGGGAACGAATTACTACTGCTGCATCGATCGCGAACTCGACATCAGGGATATCTTTCTCCATTCTCTTTATGTTGTTGAAAAAGACAACAACTGGAGGAGTAAAATGCTTGCTTTGATCTTCTATGCAATGCATAAAGATGAACTGATTGACATAAAGCACCCGATAGTCGATGACATGCATATGGTGTTGAACGGCGTATCTGTTGAAAAATGGGGCACATTGGGAGAAATGAACGAACGCGCAAAGATGTACGGAGTTGACCTTTATGATCAGTGA
- a CDS encoding KilA-N domain-containing protein, with protein sequence MRHLASIQKTSETKSTSEADLMNNRSKKGEYLSLIEIARYKNPTEPKAVVESWMRQQDTIEFLGMWEYLNNPNFKLDQFEEFKKEAEANAFLFSPKKWIDATGATGLMIRAGRGGGIHAHSDIALQFACWISVEFKMYMIKEFLHLKEDEHGASGWTAKSEFANIGIVMK encoded by the coding sequence ATGAGGCATTTAGCATCAATACAAAAGACATCGGAGACCAAATCGACCTCCGAAGCGGATCTTATGAACAACCGATCTAAGAAAGGCGAGTACTTATCTTTGATTGAAATAGCCAGATATAAAAATCCAACTGAACCGAAGGCTGTTGTCGAAAGTTGGATGCGGCAACAAGACACCATTGAATTTCTCGGTATGTGGGAATACCTGAATAATCCGAATTTCAAACTTGATCAGTTCGAGGAGTTCAAGAAAGAGGCGGAGGCCAATGCATTCTTGTTCTCGCCGAAAAAATGGATCGATGCTACAGGTGCGACGGGGCTTATGATCAGGGCCGGAAGGGGAGGGGGCATACATGCGCACAGCGACATCGCGCTACAGTTCGCATGCTGGATATCTGTAGAGTTCAAGATGTACATGATCAAGGAGTTTCTGCACCTGAAAGAGGATGAGCATGGAGCATCCGGATGGACGGCAAAAAGCGAGTTTGCGAATATCGGGATAGTGATGAAATGA
- a CDS encoding DUF6036 family nucleotidyltransferase → MISDFKEIHKFFDEVSKHIGERVDIYLIGGGALMYHKSKNLTKDIDLVVNTEREFDLIVLALKNMSFRLELPDHHSYSRLNISQMFVKDEFRIDLFCKTVCRKFSLSEGMIKRATTIRAFGNILLHVCSEEDILLFKCITDRPGDLDDCMRITYEHLLDWDIVLREAQEQSRTGKDVWITWITERLEILEENNIKVPIINEMRSLSEECREKWEMDLLSRNPDAKLD, encoded by the coding sequence ATGATCAGTGATTTCAAAGAGATACACAAATTCTTCGACGAAGTATCAAAGCATATTGGCGAAAGGGTAGATATCTATCTCATCGGCGGCGGGGCACTGATGTACCACAAAAGCAAGAACCTAACAAAGGACATAGACCTTGTCGTGAACACGGAAAGAGAGTTCGATCTGATTGTGCTGGCTCTAAAGAACATGAGTTTCAGATTGGAGCTGCCAGATCACCACTCGTATTCCAGATTGAACATATCTCAGATGTTCGTCAAAGATGAATTCAGGATCGATCTTTTCTGTAAGACCGTCTGCAGAAAGTTCTCTCTTTCCGAAGGTATGATCAAAAGAGCTACAACAATTAGAGCGTTTGGAAACATCCTTTTACATGTTTGCTCAGAAGAAGATATCCTTCTGTTCAAGTGCATTACAGATAGACCGGGAGACCTTGACGATTGCATGCGCATCACCTATGAGCACCTGTTGGACTGGGACATCGTACTGAGGGAAGCTCAGGAACAATCAAGGACGGGGAAAGACGTGTGGATAACATGGATCACGGAAAGACTAGAAATTCTTGAGGAGAATAATATCAAGGTGCCCATTATCAATGAAATGCGCAGTCTCTCTGAAGAATGTAGAGAAAAATGGGAAATGGATCTTTTGTCTAGAAACCCCGACGCAAAACTGGATTGA
- a CDS encoding DEAD/DEAH box helicase family protein: MGLKEIDFKESYDSNFNDIVIEFFEPALSAALEYDRQSGFFTSSSLSASAQGIANFIANKGKMRLLTSPILSKEDAEILDKAMNNPDALSEQLGVVLAKTLTSKEIENDGTQALGWMVANGFLEIRIVLLVDDEGRVRSSVDKEGIFHNKYGILKDGKNTVAFSGSINATGAALSVNIEDFDVYCDWRGDDNRIKNRIERFERYWNYGTDVRKKTVPFPLALKNQWIELVPKSVLDLHIFKKKATGKNRLRDYQQKAIDSWIKNNGIGIFSMATGTGKTYAATNAVKQILAKNNISKFILIVAVPFQHLIPQWDVTIRDTFDSFKDDLNIVQAFDSSKVWKPILRESVNLLKFGVIDNLIVLTTYDTLATRAIAEMIGSLKIRKIIIGDEVHNAGATKYREGLSEDYSYRLGLSATPTRYFDDEGSEAIVDYFGGSVFDFSLEKAIKTINPDTGKSYLTPYNYYPIFVSCNPEELGEYAELTKKIAKYAGADPKEEMSESAKKALEQLRINRSRIVKRAAAKVTAFGENLEEWNKKGFLNHCIVYCSDGSDDDNITYTERIITILNQDNIVCRRFTSSEQHAERKEILKLFSNGDLRALVAIKCLDEGVDVPSTENAIIMASTGNPREYIQRRGRVLRRYFNEKTKSEKTHANIFDFIVIPGEESGKYRDAESDIFNKEFRRFCEFSIYSMNHSESMTAIKKEAEKRGIVLGDCNESR; the protein is encoded by the coding sequence ATGGGGCTAAAAGAAATAGATTTTAAAGAATCCTACGATTCAAACTTTAATGATATAGTTATTGAGTTTTTTGAGCCCGCACTGAGTGCAGCTTTAGAATATGACAGGCAATCTGGGTTTTTCACTTCTTCATCTCTTTCAGCATCTGCACAGGGCATTGCTAATTTTATAGCCAATAAAGGGAAAATGAGACTGTTAACATCTCCGATCCTAAGTAAGGAAGATGCTGAAATACTCGATAAAGCAATGAATAATCCTGATGCGCTGAGCGAACAATTAGGGGTCGTGCTGGCAAAAACCCTGACTTCGAAAGAGATCGAAAACGACGGCACTCAAGCGCTGGGTTGGATGGTCGCAAATGGATTTTTGGAGATCAGAATTGTGTTGTTAGTTGACGATGAAGGGCGAGTTCGTTCATCAGTGGATAAGGAAGGTATTTTTCATAATAAATACGGAATACTGAAAGATGGAAAAAACACTGTTGCGTTTTCTGGATCAATTAATGCAACAGGGGCAGCTTTATCTGTTAATATTGAAGATTTTGATGTTTATTGTGATTGGCGAGGGGATGACAATCGTATTAAAAATCGCATAGAGCGGTTTGAGAGATATTGGAATTACGGAACCGACGTACGAAAAAAGACTGTACCTTTTCCTTTGGCATTAAAAAATCAATGGATTGAGCTCGTACCGAAAAGTGTGTTGGATCTTCATATATTTAAGAAAAAAGCAACAGGAAAAAATAGACTGAGGGATTATCAGCAAAAAGCCATCGATAGCTGGATCAAAAACAACGGAATTGGAATATTCAGCATGGCCACCGGGACGGGTAAAACTTATGCAGCAACAAACGCCGTTAAGCAAATATTAGCAAAGAACAATATTTCCAAATTTATTTTGATAGTCGCGGTGCCATTTCAACATCTGATTCCACAGTGGGATGTTACGATTAGAGATACATTTGACAGTTTCAAGGATGATTTGAATATAGTACAGGCTTTTGACAGTTCTAAAGTATGGAAACCAATCCTAAGAGAATCGGTAAATCTTCTGAAGTTTGGAGTTATTGATAATTTAATTGTGTTAACAACATATGATACGCTTGCTACCAGAGCAATTGCAGAGATGATTGGAAGCCTCAAAATAAGGAAGATAATCATAGGTGATGAGGTTCATAATGCAGGAGCTACCAAATATCGTGAAGGGTTATCAGAGGATTATAGTTATAGGCTCGGTTTAAGTGCGACACCGACTAGGTATTTTGATGATGAAGGAAGCGAGGCAATAGTTGATTATTTTGGTGGGAGTGTCTTTGACTTTTCTTTGGAGAAAGCAATCAAAACAATTAATCCAGATACTGGAAAGTCTTATCTAACGCCATATAACTACTACCCAATTTTTGTTTCATGCAACCCAGAAGAACTGGGAGAGTATGCGGAACTTACTAAAAAAATCGCAAAATATGCAGGCGCTGATCCAAAAGAAGAGATGAGTGAATCCGCAAAAAAAGCGTTGGAGCAACTGCGCATAAATAGATCCAGAATAGTAAAACGAGCTGCAGCAAAAGTGACTGCATTCGGTGAAAACCTCGAAGAATGGAATAAGAAAGGGTTCTTAAATCATTGCATAGTTTATTGTTCTGATGGAAGTGATGACGATAACATCACGTACACAGAAAGAATAATAACTATACTGAATCAAGACAATATTGTGTGCAGGCGTTTCACATCAAGTGAACAGCACGCCGAAAGAAAAGAGATTCTCAAACTATTCAGTAATGGAGATCTTAGGGCCCTTGTTGCAATAAAATGTTTAGACGAAGGAGTGGATGTTCCTTCTACGGAAAATGCAATAATTATGGCAAGCACTGGAAATCCCAGAGAATATATCCAAAGAAGAGGCCGGGTGTTGAGAAGATATTTCAATGAGAAAACAAAGTCAGAAAAAACACATGCAAACATCTTTGACTTCATCGTCATCCCCGGTGAAGAATCTGGAAAGTATCGTGATGCTGAATCTGATATTTTTAACAAAGAATTTAGAAGGTTTTGTGAATTTTCAATATATTCAATGAACCATAGTGAAAGCATGACGGCCATCAAAAAAGAAGCTGAAAAAAGAGGAATTGTATTGGGTGATTGTAATGAGTCGCGTTAA
- a CDS encoding AAA family ATPase, protein MKLLDITIENFKQFGGTTVIPISTDPKKNFTMIQGANGAGKSNLMSAILWCMYGDKVINVSTGILNDHAEKTLSEGETIVVRVTTKWGEKEAECSIERKCEYVKENGKVFRNGPTAGIVNEIDGQKGWRKVPTPEWYIEKHLIPEELVGFFFFDGEKMDEYFMDTSKVKTNVEKIAQIDVLNSAIQTIKATVNTFWKEYKGFSSPEEGVLQEQDEKISEDMLNFQKERDELVDRNKKIASRLEEIREVLLNKSPAMINKLEQDRRRLEDERIGIARQIQNVGTTKKELISSSLPVVFAVHALSYSKDLIEGETEKGVLPPNIKNTFLEELLENGVCICGRSIEEGSEHRVAIETLLNKVFPDDTVRDAVDGKYVIEDLLKRTNFTAEYSNLLKKERQLVSDLSKRNTDIDAISHTLQKSDVEEVRTLDAERQKLESERDKNNIRIGTVGNKYASLHRDKEQLKAVIAKSSKNSVEQKKAHAVWEYAKTIETYMNEVKKSIVDDVRKRLENETRSYFFNMIWKKEAFSSVDIEDLGAQYKISLKNEYGKESLGRISAGERQVLALAFTAALYHVSGYDVPVIIDTPLGRISDVPSENIAQSLPHYLEDTQVVMLVTDKEYSPAVRKKLLPHIGKEYLIRYDEKTMCSKVVNYE, encoded by the coding sequence ATGAAACTCCTTGATATTACGATAGAGAATTTCAAACAATTTGGGGGAACGACAGTAATTCCGATTTCGACCGATCCTAAGAAAAATTTCACCATGATCCAGGGAGCAAACGGTGCCGGGAAATCCAATCTCATGAGTGCGATTTTGTGGTGTATGTATGGTGACAAAGTAATCAATGTCTCAACAGGAATTCTAAACGATCATGCTGAAAAAACGCTATCCGAGGGGGAAACAATAGTTGTCAGAGTCACAACAAAGTGGGGCGAAAAAGAAGCAGAATGTAGCATTGAAAGAAAATGCGAATATGTTAAAGAAAATGGTAAGGTGTTCAGAAACGGCCCCACTGCGGGCATTGTAAACGAAATCGATGGTCAAAAGGGATGGAGAAAGGTTCCAACTCCCGAATGGTATATCGAAAAGCATCTTATTCCCGAGGAGCTTGTCGGGTTCTTTTTCTTCGATGGTGAAAAAATGGATGAATATTTCATGGACACATCGAAGGTTAAGACAAACGTTGAGAAAATTGCTCAAATTGATGTCCTCAATAGTGCAATCCAAACAATAAAGGCAACAGTAAATACGTTTTGGAAAGAATATAAGGGGTTCTCGTCACCAGAAGAAGGCGTGTTACAAGAACAAGATGAAAAGATTTCTGAAGATATGCTTAATTTCCAAAAAGAACGTGATGAACTTGTAGATAGAAATAAAAAAATCGCAAGTAGACTAGAAGAGATACGTGAAGTTCTTCTGAATAAGTCTCCCGCAATGATAAACAAGCTTGAACAAGATAGACGCCGGTTAGAGGATGAAAGAATTGGGATCGCAAGGCAAATACAAAATGTCGGTACAACAAAAAAGGAATTAATATCGTCAAGCTTGCCCGTGGTTTTTGCTGTTCATGCGTTAAGTTATTCAAAAGATTTAATTGAGGGTGAAACCGAAAAAGGAGTTTTGCCACCCAACATTAAGAATACATTCCTCGAAGAACTGCTTGAAAACGGAGTATGTATTTGTGGAAGAAGCATAGAAGAAGGCTCTGAACATAGAGTGGCTATCGAAACACTGTTAAACAAAGTGTTTCCAGACGATACGGTAAGGGATGCCGTGGATGGAAAATATGTTATTGAGGATTTGTTAAAAAGAACAAATTTTACTGCCGAGTATTCGAATTTACTCAAAAAGGAGAGACAGTTAGTTTCTGATCTGAGTAAACGAAACACTGACATTGATGCAATATCTCACACACTCCAAAAAAGCGACGTTGAAGAAGTAAGGACATTAGATGCAGAGAGGCAAAAGTTGGAATCTGAAAGAGATAAAAATAACATAAGAATAGGAACTGTCGGTAATAAATATGCAAGCTTGCACAGAGACAAAGAACAACTAAAGGCAGTGATTGCAAAATCTTCAAAGAATAGCGTTGAGCAAAAAAAGGCGCATGCAGTTTGGGAATATGCAAAAACCATTGAAACTTACATGAATGAAGTAAAGAAAAGCATCGTTGATGATGTCAGAAAGAGATTGGAGAATGAAACGCGTAGCTATTTCTTTAACATGATATGGAAAAAGGAAGCCTTCTCCAGTGTCGATATTGAAGATCTTGGAGCCCAGTATAAAATCTCCTTGAAGAATGAGTATGGGAAAGAAAGTCTTGGGCGTATTTCTGCAGGTGAAAGGCAGGTGCTGGCACTTGCGTTTACTGCCGCACTTTACCATGTAAGCGGGTATGATGTTCCAGTGATAATCGACACTCCTCTTGGTAGAATTTCTGATGTGCCGAGTGAAAACATTGCACAATCTCTGCCGCATTATTTGGAAGACACACAAGTAGTGATGCTTGTTACAGATAAGGAATATTCTCCTGCTGTCAGAAAGAAATTATTGCCGCACATCGGAAAAGAATATCTGATTAGATATGATGAGAAAACAATGTGTTCAAAGGTGGTAAATTATGAGTGA
- a CDS encoding glutamate-5-semialdehyde dehydrogenase, which produces MSNVTSEIKKAKSAALVLATLDTETKNKALKAMADALDDNRKKILEANAKDVSNAEQMAKKGDLSDSLVKRLKVNDEKITGMIDGIKDVIKLDDPVGETMSSVKLDDDLILYQIKCPIGMLGVIFESRPDVVPQILSLCLKSGNAVAFKGGSEAKHSNKVLFDVLTEAAAEAAVPKEAFVLMESREDISEILKMDGDIDLLIPRGSYEFVKYIQNNTKIPVLGHSAGICHIYVDDEADVDLALAVTLDSKIQYPAVCNAVETLLVNWDIAEEFLPRMVKLFIENGVEVRSDKRAKRLIPKDPKVIDATDEDWDAEYNDLIISIAIVEDIEEAIDFINKHGSHHTDAIITGNKEKQAEFVRSVDSADVFINASTRFADGFRYGKGAEVGISTNKIHSRGPVGMEGLMIYKYVLVGNGQVVKDYVGKNAKKYIHKKLDKEFSL; this is translated from the coding sequence ATGAGCAATGTCACATCGGAGATAAAGAAAGCCAAGTCCGCGGCGCTGGTACTTGCGACCCTTGACACGGAGACGAAGAACAAAGCACTCAAAGCTATGGCGGATGCTTTAGATGACAATAGGAAGAAGATCCTGGAAGCCAACGCCAAGGATGTTTCCAACGCCGAACAGATGGCAAAGAAAGGCGACCTGTCCGATTCTTTGGTGAAGAGGCTGAAGGTCAACGATGAGAAGATAACCGGGATGATCGACGGGATCAAAGATGTGATAAAGCTCGACGATCCGGTGGGAGAGACGATGTCCTCCGTTAAGTTGGACGATGACCTGATACTTTATCAGATCAAATGTCCGATAGGGATGCTGGGAGTGATATTCGAGTCGCGTCCGGACGTCGTTCCGCAGATATTGTCGCTTTGTTTGAAAAGCGGTAACGCCGTAGCGTTCAAAGGCGGTTCCGAGGCAAAGCATTCGAACAAGGTCTTATTCGATGTTCTTACGGAAGCGGCCGCTGAAGCGGCCGTTCCTAAAGAAGCATTCGTGCTGATGGAGTCCAGGGAGGACATCAGCGAGATACTCAAGATGGACGGGGACATCGATCTTTTGATACCGAGGGGGTCGTACGAGTTCGTCAAGTACATTCAGAATAACACGAAGATCCCGGTGTTAGGTCATTCGGCGGGGATATGTCACATCTACGTAGACGATGAAGCGGATGTGGATCTGGCACTTGCTGTAACGTTGGATTCGAAGATACAGTATCCCGCTGTTTGCAATGCGGTCGAGACACTGTTGGTGAATTGGGACATTGCCGAGGAATTCCTTCCGAGGATGGTCAAACTGTTCATCGAGAACGGCGTGGAAGTAAGATCGGACAAAAGAGCCAAGAGGTTGATCCCGAAAGATCCCAAGGTCATTGATGCGACGGATGAGGATTGGGACGCCGAATACAACGACCTGATAATATCGATAGCAATAGTGGAAGATATCGAGGAAGCGATCGACTTCATCAATAAGCACGGATCTCACCACACGGACGCGATCATCACCGGTAACAAAGAGAAACAGGCAGAGTTCGTAAGGTCGGTGGATTCGGCGGATGTGTTCATCAACGCATCAACAAGATTCGCGGACGGGTTCAGATACGGAAAGGGCGCAGAGGTCGGGATAAGCACCAACAAGATCCACTCGAGAGGCCCGGTGGGGATGGAGGGACTGATGATCTACAAGTATGTGCTTGTGGGGAACGGTCAGGTGGTAAAGGATTACGTCGGAAAGAACGCAAAGAAGTACATCCACAAGAAATTGGATAAGGAATTCAGTTTGTGA
- a CDS encoding GNAT family N-acetyltransferase produces MFDMENNMDIRSSIRSRDLIKEDIPDALEVSREELGSDYLTENDFLGIINSDSAFCKAAIYKGRLAGFEMCRIFGPEQADGMLHLPDSPDKDHFLSKKKIGLFDSVAVRRDLQGLGIGTELESSCLREFTSRDVDIICAMAWKSVDGTINAKKVLERMGLTPHIEVPNYWNQMVDSPGGHDCPVCGRPCKCSAVLYYKDMK; encoded by the coding sequence ATGTTCGATATGGAAAATAACATGGATATCCGTAGTTCTATACGCAGCAGGGATCTTATCAAAGAGGACATACCTGATGCGCTTGAGGTCTCCAGGGAAGAACTGGGTTCCGATTATCTCACCGAAAATGATTTCTTAGGGATCATAAACTCGGATTCCGCTTTCTGTAAAGCAGCAATATACAAAGGGCGGTTAGCGGGTTTTGAGATGTGCCGGATATTCGGTCCCGAACAAGCGGATGGAATGCTGCACCTTCCGGATTCGCCTGACAAGGATCACTTCCTTTCCAAAAAGAAGATCGGTCTTTTCGATTCGGTCGCTGTCAGAAGGGACCTTCAGGGTCTCGGAATCGGCACCGAGCTCGAGAGCTCCTGTCTCAGGGAATTCACATCCAGGGATGTCGATATCATATGCGCCATGGCCTGGAAGAGCGTGGACGGCACGATCAATGCCAAAAAAGTTCTGGAAAGGATGGGCCTCACCCCTCACATCGAGGTCCCGAACTACTGGAACCAGATGGTGGACTCTCCGGGCGGCCATGATTGTCCGGTGTGCGGAAGACCGTGTAAATGCTCGGCCGTCCTTTACTACAAAGACATGAAGTGA
- a CDS encoding TerC/Alx family metal homeostasis membrane protein translates to MFEWWMWVMFFAIIGTMFAFDLGLFNKGSKHITTKRALQMTAFWVALALAFGIIIFLLSEPGQGTGNLTAYITAYVIEEMMSIDNLFVFIIIFAYFMVPDEYQHKALFYGIIGALVFRGIFIFVGTELIAAFDFIIYIFGAILIYTAIKTVFKKEEEGGENKMAKRLSRWFKVSPHYDGDKLFTMHNGVKLMTPLLLCIIVIELTDIMFAFDSIPAVFSVTIRLDIETARFIIYTSNIFAVMGLRSLFFAIKGSMEHLEYLKYGLGVILAFIGIKMILPAIQQYLLGVPKDETFHIDVIYSLIIILAVLGITVATSLYKRKQVRKEHGMD, encoded by the coding sequence ATGTTCGAATGGTGGATGTGGGTAATGTTCTTTGCGATCATCGGGACGATGTTCGCCTTTGATCTCGGGCTGTTCAACAAAGGGTCCAAGCACATCACCACCAAGCGCGCATTGCAGATGACGGCGTTCTGGGTGGCCCTGGCACTTGCCTTCGGCATAATTATTTTCCTGTTGTCGGAGCCGGGACAGGGCACCGGCAATCTCACCGCATATATCACCGCATATGTGATCGAAGAGATGATGAGCATCGACAATCTGTTCGTATTCATCATAATCTTCGCATACTTCATGGTGCCGGACGAGTACCAGCACAAAGCACTCTTCTATGGGATAATAGGGGCTTTGGTGTTCAGAGGGATATTCATATTCGTAGGGACGGAGCTCATAGCCGCATTCGATTTCATCATTTACATATTCGGTGCGATATTGATCTACACCGCGATCAAGACCGTCTTCAAGAAAGAGGAGGAAGGCGGAGAGAACAAGATGGCAAAGAGGCTGAGCAGATGGTTCAAGGTCTCCCCGCATTATGACGGGGATAAGCTGTTCACAATGCATAACGGCGTGAAGCTGATGACCCCGCTGCTTCTCTGTATCATCGTGATCGAACTGACCGATATCATGTTCGCTTTCGATTCCATACCCGCGGTGTTCTCTGTGACAATAAGACTGGATATAGAGACCGCCAGGTTCATCATTTACACATCCAACATCTTCGCCGTGATGGGACTCAGGTCACTGTTCTTTGCGATAAAGGGATCCATGGAACACCTGGAGTATCTGAAGTACGGTCTGGGCGTGATCCTGGCATTCATAGGGATAAAGATGATACTGCCGGCGATCCAGCAATATCTGCTGGGCGTGCCCAAGGACGAAACGTTCCACATCGATGTCATTTACTCGCTGATCATCATACTCGCTGTGCTCGGGATCACTGTTGCTACGTCCCTCTACAAAAGGAAACAGGTCCGAAAGGAACACGGAATGGACTGA
- the proB gene encoding glutamate 5-kinase, whose protein sequence is MGRKELLGDVERIVIKVGTTTITKGSSTASKDMMDSIAEQVKALKDQGKEVLIVTSGAIGIGLKVMGVKPNPNDIPIRQAASSVGQSILMQKWIESFQKQGIIVAQILLTMDIYSDRDSVLNLNNTIDSLLKHNVVPIFNENDAVSIKEIGAVFGDNDTLSAVLASRVDADLLIIMSDVDGLYDKNPNIHKDAKFISVVEEITPEIREMAGDSVSGMGVGGMRTKIRAAEICKDAGCRMMIILSSIDEAVLKSVRGEDIGTIFISDTQISKKRRWLKSARSQGTIFVDEGAERAIRDHKSLLPAGVVGVSGHFSSGEIVDIVCGDVIIAKGTPNYNSDEVEKIKGLHSSKIQEILGKKKQRDVVLSENIVIL, encoded by the coding sequence ATGGGAAGAAAAGAACTCCTCGGAGATGTCGAAAGGATCGTCATTAAGGTAGGAACAACAACCATCACCAAAGGAAGTTCGACCGCTTCCAAGGATATGATGGATTCCATCGCGGAGCAGGTGAAGGCGCTCAAGGATCAAGGGAAGGAAGTTCTCATCGTTACGTCGGGAGCGATCGGGATCGGGCTCAAGGTGATGGGAGTTAAACCGAATCCGAACGACATTCCGATAAGGCAGGCCGCTTCGTCGGTGGGTCAGAGCATACTGATGCAGAAGTGGATAGAGAGTTTCCAGAAACAGGGGATAATCGTTGCTCAGATACTTCTGACGATGGATATCTATTCTGATAGAGATAGTGTTCTTAATTTGAATAATACCATTGATTCGCTTCTAAAGCATAATGTAGTTCCGATCTTCAATGAGAATGACGCTGTTTCCATCAAGGAGATAGGAGCGGTGTTCGGGGACAACGATACATTGTCCGCTGTGTTGGCGAGCAGAGTGGATGCGGACCTTCTGATAATAATGTCGGATGTGGACGGATTGTACGACAAGAACCCGAACATCCACAAGGATGCTAAGTTCATTTCCGTTGTTGAAGAGATCACGCCGGAGATCAGAGAGATGGCGGGGGACTCGGTGAGCGGGATGGGCGTCGGCGGGATGAGGACGAAGATCAGAGCGGCGGAGATATGCAAGGATGCGGGCTGCAGGATGATGATCATTCTGAGTTCGATCGACGAGGCTGTGCTGAAGTCTGTCAGGGGAGAGGATATCGGAACCATCTTTATTTCAGATACCCAGATATCGAAAAAGAGAAGGTGGCTGAAATCAGCGAGATCGCAGGGAACGATCTTTGTTGACGAAGGGGCGGAAAGGGCGATAAGAGATCACAAGTCCCTGCTGCCGGCGGGAGTAGTGGGAGTGTCGGGGCATTTCTCAAGCGGAGAGATCGTGGATATCGTTTGCGGTGATGTGATCATTGCCAAAGGGACTCCCAACTATAACTCTGATGAGGTTGAGAAGATCAAAGGGCTTCACAGTTCCAAGATACAGGAAATACTTGGGAAGAAGAAACAGAGAGATGTTGTTTTGAGTGAAAATATAGTTATACTCTAA